A genomic stretch from Camelus dromedarius isolate mCamDro1 chromosome 10, mCamDro1.pat, whole genome shotgun sequence includes:
- the TRMO gene encoding tRNA (adenine(37)-N6)-methyltransferase isoform X4: MIHGTPVLDIKPYIADYDSPQNLTEPLGDFNLQNNQHKPKTVSQSDGKTDSCYQQQLSRYDEPQPNSCTKGKPKCPEDRTSGENDMKHDDTVKVQRSPASHRERAADLGVESESGQSPSMAEEQSGSHHLEKSFSEEQADRRLRRGEKAVVPQGNSAEMPPEALPCPSRAAGAAHHSAVPAWVREAPVASLEVRFTPHAEMDLGRLSSGIGQASFKYFRSAEEARRAIEAVLSADPRSVYRRKLCQDRLFYFTVDIAHITCWFGDGFAEVLRIKAASEAVQMNDPEESLVSLGSNHRDEE, encoded by the exons ATGATCCATGGCACACCTGTGCTAGACATAAAGCCCTATATTGCTGATTATGACTCGCCACAAAATTTGACTGAGCCCTTAGGGGACTTTAATTTACAGAATAACCAACATAAACCAAAAACCGTATCCCAGTCTGATGGCAAGACTGACAGCTGTTACCAGCAACAGCTCTCGAGATATGATGAACCGCAACCCAACAGTTGTACCAAGGGGAAACCTAAATGTCCCGAAGACAGAACTTCAGGAGAAAACGACATGAAACATGATGACACAGTAAAAGTCCAGCGAAGCCCTGCTTCACACAGGGAACGAGCAGCAGATTTGGGTGTTGAATCAGAAAGTGGTCAGAGTCCGAGCATGGCAGAAGAGCAAAGTGGCTCACATCACCTGGAGAAGAGCTTTTCAGAGGAACAAGCAGACAGGAGGctaaggagaggggaaaaagcaGTGGTCCCACAAGGCAACAGTGCGGAGATGCCACCCGAGGCTCTTCCCTGCCCTTCCAGGGCGGCCGGTGCAGCCCATCACAGTGCGGTTCCCGCCTGGGTGAGAGAGGCCCCCGTGGCCTCCTTGGAAGTCCGGTTTACCCCGCACGCGGAGATGGACCTTGGGCGCCTCAGCTCAG GCATTGGTCAGGCTTCGTTTAAATACTTTCGGTCGGCAGAGGAAGCGAGGCGGGCCATCGAGGCTGTGCTGTCTGCTGACCCTCGGTCCGTGTATCGCCGGAAGCTCTGCCAGGATCGCCTTTTCTACTTTACTGTAGACATAGCGCACATCACGTGCTGGTTTGGTGATGGCTTTGCAGAGGTCCTGAGGATCAAGGCGGCTTCTGAGGCCGTTCAGATGAATGACCCTGAGGAGTCCTTGGTGTCTCTAGGATC